The following proteins come from a genomic window of Litoribacterium kuwaitense:
- a CDS encoding zf-HC2 domain-containing protein — MKHLTRQQLEDYLAQKLPEVEEERVEEHLYACDDCLARYMDKVQEHHEGESHEKTLAWLTSSPSQ, encoded by the coding sequence GTGAAGCATTTGACCCGACAGCAATTAGAGGATTATTTAGCACAAAAACTGCCTGAAGTTGAAGAAGAGCGTGTGGAGGAGCACCTATACGCATGTGATGATTGTTTAGCTCGATATATGGATAAGGTCCAGGAGCATCATGAAGGGGAAAGTCATGAGAAAACGTTAGCCTGGCTGACATCCAGCCCTAGTCAATGA
- a CDS encoding RNA polymerase sigma factor yields MDAQKTIEAAAEGSEEAFQAIVEEYGPSLYRAVLGVLRDPEEAKDATQEALIKIYRSLPQFQGKGLKTWMTRIAVNHAIDMKRKKQREYQKWERACNEPDAPQRSIDDRLLREELRDIIRERLEEIPERYREIMIAYYIEGKTFEQLAEVYKVKPKSVEIKLYRARQWLRKHWDREDFE; encoded by the coding sequence TTGGATGCACAGAAAACGATCGAAGCTGCGGCGGAGGGAAGTGAAGAAGCTTTTCAGGCGATTGTTGAGGAATACGGTCCTTCATTGTATCGTGCGGTGCTCGGGGTTTTAAGAGATCCTGAGGAAGCAAAGGATGCGACCCAAGAAGCGTTAATTAAAATATATCGCTCGCTTCCGCAATTTCAAGGAAAAGGCTTAAAAACGTGGATGACACGTATTGCTGTTAATCATGCGATTGATATGAAAAGAAAAAAACAAAGAGAATATCAAAAATGGGAACGAGCGTGCAACGAACCAGATGCCCCGCAAAGATCAATTGATGATCGATTGCTTCGAGAAGAGCTGCGAGACATCATTCGCGAACGACTGGAAGAGATCCCTGAGAGATATCGAGAGATTATGATCGCTTACTATATTGAAGGAAAAACCTTTGAACAACTGGCTGAAGTGTATAAAGTTAAACCGAAATCTGTTGAAATAAAGCTGTACCGAGCCCGCCAGTGGCTTCGAAAACATTGGGATAGGGAGGACTTTGAGTGA
- a CDS encoding glycerol-3-phosphate responsive antiterminator, protein MDKGNRHTKSDVLDRLHAYQKVASLKDIRWIERALQPEISCVFLETGTLSAVKRYVNLFDRYGIPVFLHIEKIAGINTDRHGVEFLAHHVKPTGIITSKPKLVRYAQQYRLLSVLRMPLLDRESIDRGLKTVEESGPDIVQVLPASAAHFFQPVADGKSVPVIAGGLIETRGHAEDMLASGALAVSTSSPELWMYSFARKTEVKQS, encoded by the coding sequence ATGGATAAAGGAAACCGCCATACAAAGAGTGATGTGCTGGACCGTCTCCATGCCTATCAAAAGGTGGCCTCTCTAAAAGATATCCGTTGGATCGAAAGGGCGTTGCAGCCAGAGATCAGCTGTGTTTTTTTAGAAACGGGAACGCTAAGTGCAGTGAAGAGGTATGTTAATCTATTTGACCGTTATGGAATTCCGGTATTTCTACATATTGAAAAGATTGCTGGGATAAATACAGATCGACACGGTGTTGAGTTTTTGGCTCATCATGTCAAGCCAACGGGCATCATTACTTCGAAACCGAAGCTAGTTCGTTATGCGCAGCAATATCGGTTGTTAAGTGTACTGCGTATGCCGCTATTGGATCGTGAAAGCATTGATCGCGGCTTAAAAACTGTGGAAGAATCAGGGCCGGATATCGTGCAAGTGCTTCCAGCATCAGCAGCACATTTTTTTCAGCCGGTGGCCGATGGTAAGTCTGTTCCCGTTATTGCCGGTGGCCTGATCGAGACGCGCGGTCATGCAGAAGACATGTTAGCGAGTGGTGCTTTAGCAGTCTCAACATCTTCACCGGAGCTTTGGATGTACTCTTTTGCCAGGAAGACCGAAGTTAAGCAATCATAA
- a CDS encoding pyridoxamine 5'-phosphate oxidase family protein: MKQNDLKAHIIKILDDHSVGTLATIKEGKPFTRYMTFFHKGMTLYTATSEKTHKVNHIAENPSVHILIGYDGEGANDSFLEIEAQASLEDDMDLKRSLWNDKMSDYLSGPDDPEFIVIRCEPEKVTLMNDGEETPVTLERE; this comes from the coding sequence ATGAAGCAAAATGATTTAAAGGCACATATTATAAAAATATTGGATGACCACAGTGTCGGCACGTTGGCCACAATTAAAGAAGGAAAGCCGTTCACAAGATACATGACATTTTTCCATAAAGGGATGACATTGTATACAGCGACGAGTGAGAAAACACATAAAGTGAATCATATTGCAGAGAATCCTTCTGTTCATATTTTGATTGGCTATGATGGAGAAGGAGCCAATGACTCTTTTCTTGAAATTGAAGCGCAGGCCAGCCTGGAAGATGATATGGATTTAAAAAGGTCGCTGTGGAATGACAAAATGAGCGATTACTTATCTGGTCCTGATGACCCTGAGTTTATCGTCATTCGCTGTGAGCCAGAAAAAGTGACGTTAATGAATGATGGAGAGGAAACACCTGTCACTTTAGAAAGAGAATAA